A portion of the Lolium rigidum isolate FL_2022 chromosome 1, APGP_CSIRO_Lrig_0.1, whole genome shotgun sequence genome contains these proteins:
- the LOC124683696 gene encoding uncharacterized protein LOC124683696: MAASGYSLLKEVDEGSQKWKIRTRIARLWEHCDENKNGELVRLHMVLVDEKGDGIHAYVPKPQIPKFQPLLKEGHVYYFQHFETSLVTRPNPTRKTSDQPRHLI, translated from the exons ATGGCTGCGTCGGGCTACTCTCTTCTGAAGGAGGTGGATGAGGGTTCTCAGAAGTGGAAGATTCGTACTAGGATCGCGCGTTTGTGGGAGCACTGTGATGAGAACAAGAATGGTGAACTTGTTCGACTTCACATGGTTCTGGTTGATGAGAAG GGCGACGGCATTCATGCTTATGTGCCCAAGCCACAGATCCCAAAGTTTCAGCCACTGCTGAAAGAGGGGCATGTGTACTACTTTCAGCACTTTGAAACCAGCCTGGTCACAAGGCCAAACCCCACGCGCAAAACGTCGGATCAACCACGCCACCTAATCTAA